A portion of the Bactrocera neohumeralis isolate Rockhampton chromosome 2, APGP_CSIRO_Bneo_wtdbg2-racon-allhic-juicebox.fasta_v2, whole genome shotgun sequence genome contains these proteins:
- the LOC126760569 gene encoding protein mesh isoform X3 has translation MRFKILLAFVLVCALSTSVIASENYSSELDTDAQAIDPKFKVSNDAELVEMIPEIVQEQAKPTTTTSPKPTTKTTTQKTKPTSPISPRPNNGVTPRNQTKSFLETAGALKVSKDFYLGELGFDISDDNGYDWTNPNNPVAPSVIPSHAAGGYVITSQRLQEIRSNLMYWYFDKDTNGGRGDYQYDIHASMTQLHKNLNFRLPFFGFVYNYTRLSLNGYLEFSDPPEYLTYPLVFPIKDWPKRRDPAFIGIWFSKCRVGRIYPTDIDQRTPGVYFRLERDLITRTDRFGVEVRERTMWDIREGVVGAETFIPKHVLIATWKNVSFAGGIDNALFTTNTFQMVLATDEVYTYAIYNYDLLKWSSNTEAGGDTTTGEGGVPAFVGFNAGNGTRSYEYTPYSQQMVIRDLTGRGWGNGFPGRHLFRIDEQILIGSCNKDIDASLLPLTFAPEAGNMLGGTVVNITGPCFDPKKRVTCHFDTEDVLGTYVNTNRVICVQPFLKAEGWVRFEISIGSQRFKWRGRYFVETPALATEKIFFETEDVHKKSPDQIQINWDPYNLTSNGNANIMISLWGYREVTIYPQLEYIDSIETGLTNTGSYVIYPKNYENRNNYNNDLQFGFLQINLTNPEQYSGLKISPTLWSRPIPLGWYFNKQWERKHGLRWPEALCENWVRNDRFLRTFTGDLPLCPCTLEQAVYDKGRYRPDKECDKDSNPTCLQHKNAIHCVVSGNPVAEGAEQQCCYDRYGFLMLTQDQVWGSRPRRNHNLGKMPWNEAGKVPTLSNWFHDMRPWYSCCHWQKEQSVNCETFRFERRPTQDCVGYQAPGVSGVFGDPHFITFDGTQYTFNGLGEFVLSRSVAADRRFEVQGRFEQVPKNQYGAVMATQLTAMAMRGNTTTTIEVRLRPKFARWRYALDVLADGRRIYFDRESMRFQHFDGVTVYTPTYLLNQSQVVVMFDSGVGVEVVENEGFMTGRVYLPWDFINKTAGLFGNWSFNALDDFALPDGTVVNLNLNNFQQIYTDFGLKWMLADRNIPGVGTALFSRENGRTASYYSNASFVPNFVKEPQDFLPSNRSYDVERAEELCGESYQCRYDYGMTLNTDMAHFTKNYYDSLVNIRNLNSKRVVSCGVLETPRFGRKLSFDFMPGAKISFECDEGFVLMGDQRRECMANGLWNVPEYGYTYCLREVFYTRRVAFIAIAIIVCVICPLMICIVCGIYRFRQKQLKEDPAWQMTIPRSRASSRSNLRQLSGPDDDSDTDATGTLKKTKKWDLDDEDVTSSEGSENKDTKVASDIEYVNKTGDKPRQMGRRSLRTNSGTDHDQHEEDGTAIDEPAQAHVQGQAPDVTDTAHRAAYNQPPSPETDEEPQHSSTLHQQYSPTFSGADSRNSSMNYQPNAAVQNRFGGVPVLPNNTQFFNRPSSNIPAGATSLPIRQAPTAVPITNTSMPLTQDNGLPSPPYAASPTPSVQRSTEV, from the exons CTAATCCCAATAATCCTGTGGCTCCATCGGTTATACCCTCACATGCTGCCGGCGGTTATGTCATTACCTCGCAGCGCTTACAGGAAATCCGTTCGAATCTAATGTACTGGTACTTTGACAAGGACACGAATGGCGGGCGCGGCGATTATCAGTATGACATACATGCCTCCATGACACAATTGcacaaaaatttgaactttcgTCTGCCATTCTTCGGCTTCGTCTACAATTACACTCGA CTCTCGCTCAACGGATATTTGGAGTTCTCCGATCCGCCAGAGTATCTGACATATCCTCTGGTATTTCCCATAAAGGATTGGCCGAAGCGTCGTGATCCCGCTTTTATTGGTATATGGTTTTCGAAATGCCGCGTGGGGCGCATATATCCGACGGACATTGATCAGCGCACGCCTGGCGTGTACTTCCG CCTCGAACGTGATTTGATTACTCGCACGGACCGTTTCGGCGTCGAGGTGCGTGAGCGCACCATGTGGGACATACGAGAGGGCGTCGTGGGCGCAGAGACGTTCATACCGAAACATGTTCTTATCGCAACATGGAAGAACGTTTCATTCGCCGGTGGCATCGACAACGCGCTTTTCACG ACAAATACTTTCCAAATGGTTTTGGCCACCGACGAAGTGTACACATATGCTATATACAACTACGATTTGCTGAAATGGTCTTCGAACACCGAGGCAGGAGGTGATACAACCACGGGCGAGGGCGGTGTACCGGCTTTT GTGGGATTCAATGCAGGCAACGGTACTCGGTCCTACGAGTACACGCCCTATAGCCAGCAGATGGTGATACGTGACTTGACGGGTCGTGGTTGGGGCAATGGCTTCCCGGGCCGCCATCTCTTCCGTATAGATGAGCAAATCTTAATTGGTTCCTGTAATAAGGATATCG ATGCTTCGCTTTTACCGTTGACCTTTGCGCCCGAAGCCGGTAATATGTTGGGCGGCACGGTGGTCAACATCACTGGTCCTTGCTTTGATCCGAAGAAACGCGTTACATGCCATTTCGATACCGAAGATGTGCTGGGCACTTATGTGAATACAAATCGTGTTATCTGTGTGCAACCGTTCTTGAAAGCCGAAGGTTGGGTGCGCTTCGAAATTTCAATTGGCAGCCAGCGCTTCAAATGGCGCGGCAGATATTTTGTAG AAACGCCCGCTTTAGCAACGGAGAAGATTTTCTTCGAAACCGAAGACGTCCACAAGAAATCACCCGACCAGATACAAATCAACTGGGATCCTTATAACTTAACTTCCAACGGCAATGCCAATATAATGATATCACTTTGGGGCTATCGCGAAGTTACCATATA TCCGCAACTGGAGTATATTGACTCAATCGAGACTGGCCTAACCAACACCGGCTCTTATGTGATTTATCCGAAGAACTATGAGAACCGCAATAATTACAACAACGATCTCCAATTCGGTTTCCTGCAAATAAATCTAACGAATCCAGAGCAGTATTCCGGTCTGAAGATTAGTCC AACGCTCTGGTCACGTCCCATCCCTCTGGGCTGGTATTTCAATAAGCAATGGGAGCGCAAGCACGGACTGCGTTGGCCTGAGGCGCTGTGTGAGAATTGGGTACGAAATGACCGCTTTTTGAG AACGTTCACTGGGGATTTGCCGCTTTGTCCCTGCACGCTGGAGCAGGCCGTTTATGACAAAGGACGGTACCGACCAGATAAGGAGTGTGACAAGGACTCGAATCCGACATGTTTGCAGCACAAAAACGCCATACATTGCGTCGTCAGTGGTAATCCGGT TGCCGAAGGTGCCGAACAACAGTGTTGCTACGATCGTTATGGTTTCCTGATGTTAACACAGGATCAAGTGTGGGGCTCCCGCCCACGTCGTAATCATAATCTTGGTAAAATGCCTTGGAATGAGGCCGGAAAGGTGCCGACGCTATCTAATTGGTTCCACGACATGCGTCCATGGTACTCCTGCTGTCATTGGCAGAAGGAGCAGTCTGTAAATTGCGAAACTTTCCGCTTTGAACGTCGACCCACTCAAGACTGCGTGGGCTACCAGGCGCCTGGTGTATCTGGAGTCTTCGGTGATCCACACTTCATTACTTTTGATGGCACGCAATATACCTTTAATGGCTTAGGTGAGTTTGTCTTGTCGCGTAGTGTGGCCGCTGATCGTCGCTTCGAGGTGCAGGGTCGTTTTGAGCAGGTGCCCAAAAATCAATATGGCGCTGTGATGGCTACTCAGTTGACCGCTATGGCGATGCGTGGCAAtacgacaacaacaattgaaGTGCGTCTGCGGCCGAAATTTGCTCGTTGGCGCTATGCCCTGGATGTGTTGGCCGACGGGCGGCGTATTTATTTCGATCGGGAAAGCATGCGGTTTCAGCATTTTGATGGTGTCACCGTTTACACACCCACTTATCTCTTGAATCAGTCCCAAGTTGTTGTGATGTTCGATTCAGGCGTAGGTGTGGAAGTTGTTGAGAATGAAGGCTTCATGACGGGGCGAGTCTATTTGCCGTGGGATTTCATT AATAAAACTGCAGGATTGTTCGGCAATTGGTCATTTAATGCTTTGGATGACTTTGCGTTACCCGACGGTACAGTGGTCAACTtgaatctgaacaatttccagCAGATTTACACCGATTTCGGTCTGAAGTGGATGTTGGCTGATCGCAATATTCCGGGTGTAGGAACGGCTCTATTCTCACGTGAAAACGGACGAACTGCCAGCTATTATTCGAATGCTTCATTTGTGCCGAACTTTGTGAAAGAGCCGCAGGACTTCTTGCCCTCGAACCGATCGTATGACGTGGAGCGTGCGGAGGAATTATGTGGCGAAAGTTATCAGTGTCGCTATGACTACGGCATGACATTGAACACGGATATGGCGCATTTCACCAAGAATTACTACGACAGTTTAGTGAACATAAGGAATTTAAATTCGAA GCGCGTAGTTTCGTGTGGAGTTCTGGAGACTCCTCGCTTTGGACGCAAGTTGAGTTTTGACTTCATGCCAGGGGCGAAGATTTCATTCGAGTGTGATGAGGGCTTCGTGCTGATGGGCGATCAGCGTCGGGAGTGCATGGCCAACGGCCTTTGGAATGTTCCTGAGTATGGTTACACCTACTGTTTGC GTGAGGTATTCTATACACGTCGCGTCGCTTTTATTGCCATCGCCATTATTGTGTGCGTCATATGTCCGCTGATGATATGCATTGTTTGTGGTATTTACCGGTTCCGTCAAAAACAACTCAAGGAAGATCCCGCTTGGCAGATGACCATACCACGCTCGCGTGCTTCGTCACGTTCCAACTTGCGTCAGCTGAGTGGTCCGGACGACGATAGCGATACGGATGCAACAGGCACACTCAAGAAAA CTAAGAAATGGGATCTGGATGACGAAGATGTGACCTCATCCGAAGGTAGTGAAAATAAAGATACAAAAGTAGCTAGCGATATTGAATACGTTAATAAAACAGGTGACAAGCCGCGCCAGATGGGTAGACGGTCGCTGCGCACCAATTCGGGCACCGACCATGATCAACACGAAGAGGACGGCACAGCCATAGATGAGCCGGCTCAAGCCCATGTGCAGGGACAGGCGCCCGATGTGACGGATACAGCGCACCGAGCCGCCTATAATCAGCCACCATCACCCGAGACAGATGAAGAGCCACAGCATAGTAGCACCTTGCACCAGCAATACAGCCCGACATTTAGTGGCGCCGATAGTCGCAACAGTTCCATGAATTACCAACCGAATGCAGCAGTACAGAATCGCTTTGGCGGAGTGCCGGTCTTACCCAATAACACACAGTTCTTCAATCGCCCGTCATCGAATATACCGGCAGGTGCAACATCATTGCCGATACGTCAAGCGCCGACTGCAGTGCCGATAACGAATACGTCCATGCCACTGACGCAAGATAATGGCTTACCGTCGCCTCCATATGCCGCCTCACCCACACCATCGGTGCAGCGTTCGACCGAGGTTTGA
- the LOC126760569 gene encoding protein mesh isoform X4 yields the protein MRFKILLAFVLVCALSTSVIASENYSSELDTDAQAIDPKFKVSNDAELVEMIPEIVQEQAKPTTTTSPKPTTKTTTQKTKPTSPISPRPNNGVTPRNQTKSFLETAGALKVSKDFYLGELGFDISDDNGYDWTNPNNPVAPSVIPSHAAGGYVITSQRLQEIRSNLMYWYFDKDTNGGRGDYQYDIHASMTQLHKNLNFRLPFFGFVYNYTRLSLNGYLEFSDPPEYLTYPLVFPIKDWPKRRDPAFIGIWFSKCRVGRIYPTDIDQRTPGVYFRLERDLITRTDRFGVEVRERTMWDIREGVVGAETFIPKHVLIATWKNVSFAGGIDNALFTTNTFQMVLATDEVYTYAIYNYDLLKWSSNTEAGGDTTTGEGGVPAFVGFNAGNGTRSYEYTPYSQQMVIRDLTGRGWGNGFPGRHLFRIDEQILIGSCNKDIDASLLPLTFAPEAGNMLGGTVVNITGPCFDPKKRVTCHFDTEDVLGTYVNTNRVICVQPFLKAEGWVRFEISIGSQRFKWRGRYFVETPALATEKIFFETEDVHKKSPDQIQINWDPYNLTSNGNANIMISLWGYREVTIYPQLEYIDSIETGLTNTGSYVIYPKNYENRNNYNNDLQFGFLQINLTNPEQYSGLKISPTLWSRPIPLGWYFNKQWERKHGLRWPEALCENWVRNDRFLRTFTGDLPLCPCTLEQAVYDKGRYRPDKECDKDSNPTCLQHKNAIHCVVSGNPVAEGAEQQCCYDRYGFLMLTQDQVWGSRPRRNHNLGKMPWNEAGKVPTLSNWFHDMRPWYSCCHWQKEQSVNCETFRFERRPTQDCVGYQAPGVSGVFGDPHFITFDGTQYTFNGLGEFVLSRSVAADRRFEVQGRFEQVPKNQYGAVMATQLTAMAMRGNTTTTIEVRLRPKFARWRYALDVLADGRRIYFDRESMRFQHFDGVTVYTPTYLLNQSQVVVMFDSGVGVEVVENEGFMTGRVYLPWDFINKTAGLFGNWSFNALDDFALPDGTVVNLNLNNFQQIYTDFGLKWMLADRNIPGVGTALFSRENGRTASYYSNASFVPNFVKEPQDFLPSNRSYDVERAEELCGESYQCRYDYGMTLNTDMAHFTKNYYDSLVNIRNLNSKRVVSCGVLETPRFGRKLSFDFMPGAKISFECDEGFVLMGDQRRECMANGLWNVPEYGYTYCLREVFYTRRVAFIAIAIIVCVICPLMICIVCGIYRFRQKQLKEDPAWQMTIPRSRASSRSNLRQLSGPDDDSDTDATGTLKKTKKWDLDDEDVTSSEGDKPRQMGRRSLRTNSGTDHDQHEEDGTAIDEPAQAHVQGQAPDVTDTAHRAAYNQPPSPETDEEPQHSSTLHQQYSPTFSGADSRNSSMNYQPNAAVQNRFGGVPVLPNNTQFFNRPSSNIPAGATSLPIRQAPTAVPITNTSMPLTQDNGLPSPPYAASPTPSVQRSTEV from the exons CTAATCCCAATAATCCTGTGGCTCCATCGGTTATACCCTCACATGCTGCCGGCGGTTATGTCATTACCTCGCAGCGCTTACAGGAAATCCGTTCGAATCTAATGTACTGGTACTTTGACAAGGACACGAATGGCGGGCGCGGCGATTATCAGTATGACATACATGCCTCCATGACACAATTGcacaaaaatttgaactttcgTCTGCCATTCTTCGGCTTCGTCTACAATTACACTCGA CTCTCGCTCAACGGATATTTGGAGTTCTCCGATCCGCCAGAGTATCTGACATATCCTCTGGTATTTCCCATAAAGGATTGGCCGAAGCGTCGTGATCCCGCTTTTATTGGTATATGGTTTTCGAAATGCCGCGTGGGGCGCATATATCCGACGGACATTGATCAGCGCACGCCTGGCGTGTACTTCCG CCTCGAACGTGATTTGATTACTCGCACGGACCGTTTCGGCGTCGAGGTGCGTGAGCGCACCATGTGGGACATACGAGAGGGCGTCGTGGGCGCAGAGACGTTCATACCGAAACATGTTCTTATCGCAACATGGAAGAACGTTTCATTCGCCGGTGGCATCGACAACGCGCTTTTCACG ACAAATACTTTCCAAATGGTTTTGGCCACCGACGAAGTGTACACATATGCTATATACAACTACGATTTGCTGAAATGGTCTTCGAACACCGAGGCAGGAGGTGATACAACCACGGGCGAGGGCGGTGTACCGGCTTTT GTGGGATTCAATGCAGGCAACGGTACTCGGTCCTACGAGTACACGCCCTATAGCCAGCAGATGGTGATACGTGACTTGACGGGTCGTGGTTGGGGCAATGGCTTCCCGGGCCGCCATCTCTTCCGTATAGATGAGCAAATCTTAATTGGTTCCTGTAATAAGGATATCG ATGCTTCGCTTTTACCGTTGACCTTTGCGCCCGAAGCCGGTAATATGTTGGGCGGCACGGTGGTCAACATCACTGGTCCTTGCTTTGATCCGAAGAAACGCGTTACATGCCATTTCGATACCGAAGATGTGCTGGGCACTTATGTGAATACAAATCGTGTTATCTGTGTGCAACCGTTCTTGAAAGCCGAAGGTTGGGTGCGCTTCGAAATTTCAATTGGCAGCCAGCGCTTCAAATGGCGCGGCAGATATTTTGTAG AAACGCCCGCTTTAGCAACGGAGAAGATTTTCTTCGAAACCGAAGACGTCCACAAGAAATCACCCGACCAGATACAAATCAACTGGGATCCTTATAACTTAACTTCCAACGGCAATGCCAATATAATGATATCACTTTGGGGCTATCGCGAAGTTACCATATA TCCGCAACTGGAGTATATTGACTCAATCGAGACTGGCCTAACCAACACCGGCTCTTATGTGATTTATCCGAAGAACTATGAGAACCGCAATAATTACAACAACGATCTCCAATTCGGTTTCCTGCAAATAAATCTAACGAATCCAGAGCAGTATTCCGGTCTGAAGATTAGTCC AACGCTCTGGTCACGTCCCATCCCTCTGGGCTGGTATTTCAATAAGCAATGGGAGCGCAAGCACGGACTGCGTTGGCCTGAGGCGCTGTGTGAGAATTGGGTACGAAATGACCGCTTTTTGAG AACGTTCACTGGGGATTTGCCGCTTTGTCCCTGCACGCTGGAGCAGGCCGTTTATGACAAAGGACGGTACCGACCAGATAAGGAGTGTGACAAGGACTCGAATCCGACATGTTTGCAGCACAAAAACGCCATACATTGCGTCGTCAGTGGTAATCCGGT TGCCGAAGGTGCCGAACAACAGTGTTGCTACGATCGTTATGGTTTCCTGATGTTAACACAGGATCAAGTGTGGGGCTCCCGCCCACGTCGTAATCATAATCTTGGTAAAATGCCTTGGAATGAGGCCGGAAAGGTGCCGACGCTATCTAATTGGTTCCACGACATGCGTCCATGGTACTCCTGCTGTCATTGGCAGAAGGAGCAGTCTGTAAATTGCGAAACTTTCCGCTTTGAACGTCGACCCACTCAAGACTGCGTGGGCTACCAGGCGCCTGGTGTATCTGGAGTCTTCGGTGATCCACACTTCATTACTTTTGATGGCACGCAATATACCTTTAATGGCTTAGGTGAGTTTGTCTTGTCGCGTAGTGTGGCCGCTGATCGTCGCTTCGAGGTGCAGGGTCGTTTTGAGCAGGTGCCCAAAAATCAATATGGCGCTGTGATGGCTACTCAGTTGACCGCTATGGCGATGCGTGGCAAtacgacaacaacaattgaaGTGCGTCTGCGGCCGAAATTTGCTCGTTGGCGCTATGCCCTGGATGTGTTGGCCGACGGGCGGCGTATTTATTTCGATCGGGAAAGCATGCGGTTTCAGCATTTTGATGGTGTCACCGTTTACACACCCACTTATCTCTTGAATCAGTCCCAAGTTGTTGTGATGTTCGATTCAGGCGTAGGTGTGGAAGTTGTTGAGAATGAAGGCTTCATGACGGGGCGAGTCTATTTGCCGTGGGATTTCATT AATAAAACTGCAGGATTGTTCGGCAATTGGTCATTTAATGCTTTGGATGACTTTGCGTTACCCGACGGTACAGTGGTCAACTtgaatctgaacaatttccagCAGATTTACACCGATTTCGGTCTGAAGTGGATGTTGGCTGATCGCAATATTCCGGGTGTAGGAACGGCTCTATTCTCACGTGAAAACGGACGAACTGCCAGCTATTATTCGAATGCTTCATTTGTGCCGAACTTTGTGAAAGAGCCGCAGGACTTCTTGCCCTCGAACCGATCGTATGACGTGGAGCGTGCGGAGGAATTATGTGGCGAAAGTTATCAGTGTCGCTATGACTACGGCATGACATTGAACACGGATATGGCGCATTTCACCAAGAATTACTACGACAGTTTAGTGAACATAAGGAATTTAAATTCGAA GCGCGTAGTTTCGTGTGGAGTTCTGGAGACTCCTCGCTTTGGACGCAAGTTGAGTTTTGACTTCATGCCAGGGGCGAAGATTTCATTCGAGTGTGATGAGGGCTTCGTGCTGATGGGCGATCAGCGTCGGGAGTGCATGGCCAACGGCCTTTGGAATGTTCCTGAGTATGGTTACACCTACTGTTTGC GTGAGGTATTCTATACACGTCGCGTCGCTTTTATTGCCATCGCCATTATTGTGTGCGTCATATGTCCGCTGATGATATGCATTGTTTGTGGTATTTACCGGTTCCGTCAAAAACAACTCAAGGAAGATCCCGCTTGGCAGATGACCATACCACGCTCGCGTGCTTCGTCACGTTCCAACTTGCGTCAGCTGAGTGGTCCGGACGACGATAGCGATACGGATGCAACAGGCACACTCAAGAAAA CTAAGAAATGGGATCTGGATGACGAAGATGTGACCTCATCCGAAG GTGACAAGCCGCGCCAGATGGGTAGACGGTCGCTGCGCACCAATTCGGGCACCGACCATGATCAACACGAAGAGGACGGCACAGCCATAGATGAGCCGGCTCAAGCCCATGTGCAGGGACAGGCGCCCGATGTGACGGATACAGCGCACCGAGCCGCCTATAATCAGCCACCATCACCCGAGACAGATGAAGAGCCACAGCATAGTAGCACCTTGCACCAGCAATACAGCCCGACATTTAGTGGCGCCGATAGTCGCAACAGTTCCATGAATTACCAACCGAATGCAGCAGTACAGAATCGCTTTGGCGGAGTGCCGGTCTTACCCAATAACACACAGTTCTTCAATCGCCCGTCATCGAATATACCGGCAGGTGCAACATCATTGCCGATACGTCAAGCGCCGACTGCAGTGCCGATAACGAATACGTCCATGCCACTGACGCAAGATAATGGCTTACCGTCGCCTCCATATGCCGCCTCACCCACACCATCGGTGCAGCGTTCGACCGAGGTTTGA